One stretch of Patescibacteria group bacterium DNA includes these proteins:
- a CDS encoding sigma-70 family RNA polymerase sigma factor produces the protein MNINPGDIEKKTDQELVELTLGDQDYFLYIVQRYKLKIFSYIKRITNICDEDAEDVLQEVFLKTYLNLNGYDPDLKFSSWLYSIARHEVISRHRKTLARPEGYSMPLDDELINRLISGLDMQKSADRQLLKDKVSIVLGGLKEKFRDILVLKFIEDKSYQEISDIIKKPVGTVGSMLDKAKKEFRDALRKMNINL, from the coding sequence GTGAACATAAATCCTGGCGACATTGAAAAAAAGACGGATCAGGAGCTGGTGGAATTAACCCTGGGGGACCAGGATTATTTTTTATATATCGTTCAACGATATAAACTGAAGATATTCTCCTACATAAAGCGTATTACTAATATATGCGACGAAGATGCCGAGGACGTTCTGCAGGAAGTATTTCTAAAGACCTATCTGAATTTAAACGGCTATGACCCGGATCTCAAGTTTTCGTCCTGGCTTTATTCAATCGCGCGCCATGAGGTTATCAGCCGGCATCGAAAAACCTTGGCCCGGCCCGAAGGTTATTCCATGCCGTTAGATGACGAGCTTATCAACCGATTGATTTCCGGCTTGGACATGCAAAAAAGCGCCGATCGGCAGCTCCTGAAGGATAAAGTAAGCATTGTGCTCGGCGGCCTGAAAGAGAAATTTCGCGATATATTGGTCCTCAAATTCATTGAGGATAAAAGTTATCAGGAGATATCTGACATTATTAAAAAACCGGTTGGAACAGTCGGCTCAATGCTGGATAAAGCCAAAAAAGAATTTCGCGATGCTTTGCGTAAAATGAATATTAATTTATAA